A genomic segment from Pseudomonas sp. S09G 359 encodes:
- a CDS encoding DUF3833 domain-containing protein, with protein sequence MIRLLVSLLLALSLASCSNVQVEHYADQQPQLDLKRFFSKPVKAWGIFQKRSGEVAKRFEVTIASRQAGDALILDERFLYSDGTRQQRVWTLTPDGPGRWRGRAGDVVGEAIGEVAGNALRWRYRLNLPVDGSVYEVSFDDWMYLMDEDTMINRSSMSKFGVEWGQVTLFFRRQ encoded by the coding sequence ATGATCCGTCTACTGGTTTCACTGTTACTGGCATTGAGCTTGGCCAGTTGCAGCAATGTGCAGGTCGAGCACTACGCCGACCAGCAACCGCAGTTGGACCTCAAGCGCTTCTTCAGCAAGCCTGTGAAAGCCTGGGGCATCTTCCAGAAACGCTCGGGCGAGGTCGCCAAGCGCTTTGAGGTGACGATTGCCAGCCGGCAAGCAGGCGACGCGTTGATCCTCGACGAACGCTTCCTGTACAGCGACGGCACGCGCCAGCAACGCGTATGGACGCTGACGCCGGACGGCCCGGGACGCTGGCGCGGGCGGGCTGGGGATGTGGTGGGCGAGGCAATCGGCGAAGTGGCGGGGAATGCGCTGCGTTGGCGCTACCGACTCAACCTGCCGGTGGATGGCTCGGTGTACGAAGTCAGTTTTGACGACTGGATGTACCTGATGGATGAGGACACGATGATCAATCGTTCGAGCATGTCCAAGTTCGGCGTGGAGTGGGGCCAGGTCACGCTGTTCTTTCGTCGCCAATGA